In Oenanthe melanoleuca isolate GR-GAL-2019-014 chromosome 9, OMel1.0, whole genome shotgun sequence, the following are encoded in one genomic region:
- the GPR160 gene encoding probable G-protein coupled receptor 160 — MAARLCENGQYHCTHASQPFEISYMLVLIMLGKVFLDFFMLQIKPKPVKVSFMGYFCISVALLDFTVLLSICFIFCFEDFALWGVRFTEYHICLFTQITSLAYGILPYPVYLVAALDYYTTVSQTSQFPTRARRLLYVFAVAVIWISVVFCTLQVPAVSEDLEMHNSVSPLQCPLSGSLQSYSVSCAMVLLLGTALLARCKEVTAMLLSARLLSFSSQPVLMFPYVPNNDTCLKWQLLSRLLLCFLGTWAPFVVLQVVVLLLGVQIPAYVEMNVPWLYFINSFLLAAAYWCRCHDVELTEEGWCTDPFVSWKFCFMPFNNESTEPADKPGTVIVIC, encoded by the coding sequence ATGGCTGCCAGACTCTGTGAAAATGGACAGTACCACTGCACCCATGCCAGCCAACCTTTTGAAATCAGCTACATGTTGGTCCTGATTATGCTTGGAAAAGTCTTCCTTGATTTCTTCATGTTACAAATTAAGCCCAAGCCTGTGAAAGTCAGTTTTATGGGATACTTTTGCATTTCAGTGGCACTTCTCGATTTCACAGTGCTGCTGAGtatctgtttcattttctgttttgaggATTTTGCCCTCTGGGGCGTGCGATTCACAGAGTACCACATCTGCCTCTTCACTCAGATCACTTCTCTGGCCTATGGGATTTTGCCTTACCCAGTGTATCTTGTGGCTGCTCTGGATTATTACACCACAGTCTCCCAAACATCCCAGTTTCCTACAAGAGCTCGGAGGTTACTTTATGTATTTGCCGTGGCAGTTATCTGGATTTCCGTGGTTTTTTGCACTCTCCAAGTTCCTGCTGTCTCTGAAGATCTGGAAATGCACAACAGTGTTTCCCCTTTGCAGTGCCCTCTCtctggcagcctgcagagctactctgtgtcctgtgccatggtgctgctgctgggcacggCGCTCCTGGCTCGCTGCAAGGAGGTGACAGCCATGCTACTGtctgccaggctgctctccttttccagccagcctgtgctgatgtTCCCCTACGTGCCTAACAACGACACTTGCTTGAagtggcagctgctgagcaggctCCTCCTGTGCTTCCTTGGCACTTGGGCACCGTTTGTTGTTCTCCAGGTCGTGGTTCTGCTCCTGGGTGTGCAGATCCCAGCCTATGTGGAGATGAACGTGCCCTGGCTGTACTTCATCAACAGctttctcctggctgcagcctaCTGGTGCCGGTGCCACGATGTGGAGCTGACAGAGGAGGGGTGGTGCACAGACCCCTTTGTCAGctggaaattctgctttatgCCGTTCAACAAtgaaagcacagagccagctGATAAGCCAGGCACAGTAATTGTCATCTGTTAA